The Natrinema caseinilyticum genomic sequence ACGCTCCGAACGCTCGGCTTCGCGACCGAAGCGGACGTCGTCGAAATCGGCGACAGGCTCGTCGAACTCGAGCGCCGCCAGCACGCCGTCGAGGAAAAACTCGACCGCGTTCTCGAACAGATAGAAGACGAGCAATGAAAAACCCGTATTCGTTCGCACTGAACATGCAACGCCAGGCCTGGGAGGGTGCGGCCGATCTGGCGGACAAAACCTCGGTTGCCCCGGAACGGACCGAAACGGTCGAAAACGTGGCAGTCGGCCAGACGCCGAGCGACGTGGTCTACGAGGAGAACAAGCTGCGATTGCTCCACTACGAGCCGATGACGGAGGAGCAACACGACGTTCCGATCCTCGTCGTCTACGCGCTCATCAACAAACCGTACATCCTCGATTTGCAGCCCGACCGCTCGGTCGTCCAGACGCTTCTCGAGTCCGGCTTCGACGTCTACCTGATCGACTGGGGTGAGCCGTCCAAACTCGATCGGACGCTGTCGCTTTCGGACTACGTCAATCGCTACATCGACAACTGCGTCGACGTCGTCCGCGACCGCTCCGGCCAGGATTCGATCAACATCCTCGGATACTGCATGGGTGGCACGAAGTCGGCCATGTACGCCTCGCTGTACCCCGAGAAAGTCAAAAATCTCGCGTTGATGGCCGCCGGCCTCTGCTTCGACGGGGAAGGCGGCGTCCTCGAGCTCTGGGGGTCCGAGGACTACTACGATCCGGAAGCGGTCACCGACACCTTCGACAACGTTCCGGCGGAGTTCCTAGACGTCGGCTTCGCGCTGATGGATCCCGTGGCGAACAACGTGACGAAGTACGTTCGGTTCTACGACAACATCGAAGACGAGGACTTCGTCGAGAACTTCGCCCGAATGGAGCGCTGGCTCGACGAGGGAATCGACGTCGCGGGCGTCGCCTACGAGGAGTTCATCCGGGACATCTATCAGGAGAACAAACTCTACACCAACGATCTCACGCTGGACGGCAACCGCGTCGACCTCTCCCGGATCGATATGCCCGTCTTACAGATCGTCGCGGAGTACGATCACCTCATTCCACCGGGTGCCTCCAAGCCGT encodes the following:
- the phaC gene encoding class III poly(R)-hydroxyalkanoic acid synthase subunit PhaC — protein: MKNPYSFALNMQRQAWEGAADLADKTSVAPERTETVENVAVGQTPSDVVYEENKLRLLHYEPMTEEQHDVPILVVYALINKPYILDLQPDRSVVQTLLESGFDVYLIDWGEPSKLDRTLSLSDYVNRYIDNCVDVVRDRSGQDSINILGYCMGGTKSAMYASLYPEKVKNLALMAAGLCFDGEGGVLELWGSEDYYDPEAVTDTFDNVPAEFLDVGFALMDPVANNVTKYVRFYDNIEDEDFVENFARMERWLDEGIDVAGVAYEEFIRDIYQENKLYTNDLTLDGNRVDLSRIDMPVLQIVAEYDHLIPPGASKPFNDVIESDDTEILEFATGHIGMSVSSRSHDDLWPRVCEWFEDRSNGTEAEAEPESPAEPESVGEPSPGADAALAEDVSGAESGVEDLADGGSNVETTASSDAGTGIETGNEGEAEVVGDEAETDDLTELTGIGQAYSEELTAAGIETFDDLADADVAELAAETGLSPSRIDDWIEQARQQ